A window from Streptomyces sp. NBC_00271 encodes these proteins:
- a CDS encoding adenylosuccinate synthase, producing the protein MPALVLLGAQWGDEGKGKATDLLGGSVDYVVRYQGGNNAGHTVVVGDQKYALHLLPSGILTPECTPVIGNGVVVDPSVLFSELNGLNERGVDTSKLLISGNAHIITPYNVTVDKVTERFLGKRKIGTTGRGIGPTYADKINRVGIRIQDLYDESILTQKVEAALEVKNQLLTKLYNRRAIEAGQVVEELLGYADRLKPYVADTVLILNQALEQDKVVLFEGGQGTLLDIDHGTYPFVTSSNPTAGGACTGSGVGPTKISRVIGILKAYTTRVGSGPFPTELLDEDGEALRRIGGERGVTTGRDRRCGWFDAVIARYATRVNGLTDFFLTKLDVLTGWEEIPVCVAYEIDGKRVEELPYSQTDFHHAKPIYENLPGWSEDITKAKSFSDLPKNAQAYVKALEDMSGARISAIGVGPGRDETIEINSFI; encoded by the coding sequence GTGCCCGCACTTGTGCTGCTCGGTGCTCAGTGGGGTGACGAAGGCAAGGGAAAGGCCACCGACCTGCTCGGTGGATCCGTGGACTATGTGGTGCGCTACCAGGGCGGCAACAACGCCGGCCATACGGTAGTCGTGGGCGATCAGAAGTACGCCCTCCACCTCCTCCCTTCCGGAATCCTCACACCGGAGTGCACTCCGGTGATCGGAAACGGAGTCGTCGTCGACCCGTCGGTCCTGTTCTCCGAGCTGAACGGACTGAACGAGCGCGGCGTCGACACCTCCAAGCTTCTGATCAGCGGAAACGCTCACATCATCACGCCGTACAACGTCACCGTCGACAAGGTGACCGAACGCTTCCTCGGGAAGCGGAAGATCGGCACGACCGGGCGTGGCATCGGGCCCACCTACGCGGACAAGATCAACCGCGTCGGCATCCGTATCCAGGACCTCTACGACGAGTCGATCCTGACCCAGAAGGTCGAGGCGGCCCTCGAGGTCAAGAACCAGCTGCTGACCAAGCTCTACAACCGCCGTGCCATCGAGGCCGGACAGGTCGTCGAGGAGCTGCTGGGCTACGCGGACCGGCTCAAGCCGTACGTCGCGGACACGGTCCTGATCCTGAACCAGGCGCTGGAGCAGGACAAGGTCGTGCTCTTCGAGGGCGGCCAGGGCACGCTCCTCGACATCGACCACGGCACGTACCCCTTCGTGACGTCGTCGAACCCGACGGCCGGCGGTGCCTGCACCGGTTCGGGCGTCGGCCCGACGAAGATCAGCCGGGTCATCGGCATCCTCAAGGCGTACACGACCCGTGTCGGCTCGGGCCCGTTCCCGACCGAGCTCCTCGACGAGGACGGCGAGGCGCTGCGCCGCATCGGTGGCGAGCGCGGTGTCACCACCGGTCGTGACCGTCGCTGCGGCTGGTTCGACGCGGTCATCGCCCGCTACGCGACCCGTGTGAACGGCCTGACCGACTTCTTCCTCACCAAGCTGGACGTCCTGACCGGCTGGGAGGAGATCCCGGTCTGCGTGGCGTACGAGATCGACGGCAAGCGCGTCGAGGAACTCCCGTACTCCCAGACCGACTTCCACCACGCGAAGCCGATCTACGAGAACCTCCCGGGCTGGTCCGAGGACATCACCAAGGCGAAGTCCTTCTCCGACCTCCCGAAGAACGCCCAGGCGTACGTCAAGGCGCTGGAGGACATGTCCGGCGCCCGGATCTCCGCGATCGGCGTCGGCCCGGGCCGCGACGAGACGATCGAGATCAACTCGTTCATCTAG